One window of Suricata suricatta isolate VVHF042 chromosome 6, meerkat_22Aug2017_6uvM2_HiC, whole genome shotgun sequence genomic DNA carries:
- the LOC115294935 gene encoding olfactory receptor 2V2, with translation MKIWLNQSSTDDFILLGIFSHSPVDLVLFSVVMVVFTVALCGNFLLLFLIYIDPRLHTPMYFFLSQLSLMDLMLVCTNVPKMVVNFLTSRRSISFVGCGIQIGLFVCLVGSEGLLLGLMAYDRYVAISHPLHYPVLMNQKVCLQIVGSSWAFGIIDGVIQMMVVMTFPYCGLREVNHFFCEMLSLLKLACIDTSIFENVIYACCIFMLFLPFSIIVASYARILRTVLHLRSVQAVKKALATCSSHLTAVSLFYGAAMFIYLRPRRYRAPSHDKVISIFYTVLTPMLNPLIYSLRNRDVMGALRKGLDHCRISSRH, from the coding sequence ATGAAGATATGGTTGAATCAATCATCCACAGATGACTTCATCCTCTTGGGAATTTTTTCTCACAGTCCAGTTGACCTTGTCCTCTTCTCTGTGGTTATGGTGGTCTTCACAGTGGCCCTCTGTGGgaatttcctcctccttttcctcatctatataGATCCTCGACttcacacacccatgtacttcttcctcagtcAGCTCTCCCTCATGGACCTCATGTTGGTTTGTACCAATGTGCCGAAGATGGTGGTCAACTTCCTGACTAGCAGGAGATCCATCTCCTTTGTGGGTTGTGGCATACAAATTGGCCTCTTTGTGTGTCTTGTGGGATCTGAAGGGCTCTTGCTGGGACTCATGGCTTATGACCGCTATGTAGCCATTAGCCACCCACTTCACTATCCTGTCCTTATGAATCAGAAGGTCTGTCTCCAGATTGTTGGGAGTTCCTGGGCCTTTGGGATAATAGATGGTGTGATACAGATGATGGTAGTAATGACTTTCCCCTACTGTGGCTTGAGAGAAGTGAACCACTTCTTTTGTGAGATGCTATCTTTGTTGAAACTAGCCTGTATAGACACATCCATCTTTGAGAATGTGATATATGCTTGCTGTATCTTCATgctgtttcttcccttctccatcaTTGTGGCCTCCTATGCTCGCATTCTGAGGACTGTGCTCCACCTGCGCTCTGTTCAGGCTGTCAAAAAGGCTCTGGCCACCTGTTCCTCCCACCTAACAGCTGTCTCCCTCTTCTATGGGGCAGCCATGTTCATCTACCTGAGGCCTCGGCGCTACCGGGCACCTAGTCATGACAAGGTGATCTCTATCTTCTACACAGTCCTCACTCCTATGCTCAACCCCCTCATTTATAGCTTGAGAAACCGGGACGTGATGGGGGCCCTGAGGAAGGGGCTGGACCATTGCAGGATTAGCAGCCGGCACTGA